A window from Littorina saxatilis isolate snail1 linkage group LG9, US_GU_Lsax_2.0, whole genome shotgun sequence encodes these proteins:
- the LOC138976190 gene encoding uncharacterized protein — MLFAVASLFLATILMTQANTIESDVTFIEPLSEELFIFDVISDATPAELKGSVKSAGVEIRHSFHVLGTRQYLFVVVGDRTGALGNLVFPKGSVVTQYPVQHIKDFYNMVGGSGWDGEDTEATLDDNNLLVFIWEVAVPHDTSTSQFKSIMQTTARTYQGADEKVKPVLYAVVGRYPAKIFFFGNVDENAAQKAVLDGLDAAGGPGNNVINCLRLRKV, encoded by the exons ATGCTTTTCGCTGTCGCGTCACTCTTCCTGGCCACCATCTTGATGACGCAGGCCAATACTATCGAGTCGGATGTGACCTTCATCGAGCCTCTTTCTGAGGAGTTGTTCATCTTTGACGTCATTTCCGATGCTACCCCTGCTGAGCTAAAAGGGTCTGTGAAGTCGGCCGGTGTGGAAATCAGACACAGTTttcat GTTCTCGGCACCAGGCAGTATTTATTTG TTGTCGTTGGTGACCGGACGGGCGCTTTGGGTAACCTGGTCTTCCCAAAAGGCTCTGTGGTGACACAATATCCGGTACAGCACATAAAGGACTTCTACAACATGGTTGGCGGCAGTGGTTGGGACGGGGAGGACACGGAGGCTACACTGGACGACAACAATCTGCTCGTTTTTATTTGGGAAGTGGCTGTCcctc ACGACACTTCAACATCGCAGTTTAAATCGATCATGCAAACCACTGCAAGGACATACCAAGGTGCGGACGAGAAGGTCAAGCCTGTATTATATGCTGTTGTCGGAAGGTACCCCGCAAAG ATTTTCTTCTTCGGGAACGTGGACGAGAATGCCGCGCAGAAGGCTGTCCTAGACGGGCTGGACGCAGCGGGTGGTCCTGGCAATAACGTCATCAATTGTCTTCGCCTTCGTAAAGTTTGA